A single Lolium perenne isolate Kyuss_39 chromosome 6, Kyuss_2.0, whole genome shotgun sequence DNA region contains:
- the LOC127307077 gene encoding ammonium transporter 1 member 2, giving the protein MSTCAADLAPLLGSAAINATEYLCNRFADTTTAVDSTYLLFSAYLVFAMQLGFAMLCAGSVRAKNTMNIMLTNVLDAAAGALFYYLFGFAFAFGAPSNGFIGKHFFGLRDVPAVGFDYSFFLFQWAFAIAAAGITSGSIAERTQFVAYLIYSAFLTGFVYPVVSHWVWSADGWASASRTSGPLLFKSGMIDFAGSGVVHMVGGVAGLWGALIEGPRIGRFDHAGRSVALRGHSASLVVLGTFLLWFGWYGFNPGSFLTILKSYGPAGSIHGQWSAVGRAAVTTTLAGSTAALTTLFGKRLQTGHWNVLDVCNGLLGGFAAITAGCAVVEPWAAIICGFVSAWVLIGLNAVAARFKFDDPLEAAQLHGGCGAWGVIFTALFAQKEYVEQIYGVPGRPYGLFMGGGGRLLGAHIVMILVIAAWVSFTMGPLFLVLNKIGLLRISAEDEMAGMDQTRHGGFAYAYNDDDASGKPERGVGASFMLRSAQTSQVAAAAEGEGGQV; this is encoded by the coding sequence ATGTCGACATGCGCGGCAGACCTGGCGCCGCTGCTGGGGTCGGCGGCGATCAACGCCACGGAGTACCTATGCAACAGGTTCGCGGACACCACGACCGCGGTGGATTCCACCTACCTGCTCTTCTCCGCCTACCTCGTCTTCGCCATGCAGCTGGGGTTCGCCATGCTCTGCGCGGGGTCCGTCCGGGCCAAGAACACCATGAACATCATGCTCACCAACGTGCtcgacgccgccgccggcgcgctCTTCTACTACCTCTTCGGCTTCGCCTTCGCCTTCGGGGCCCCCTCCAACGGCTTCATCGGGAAGCACTTCTTCGGCCTGCGCGACGTCCCCGCGGTCGGCTTCGACTACAGCTTCTTCCTCTTCCAGTGGGCCTTCGCCATCGCCGCCGCGGGGATAACGTCCGGCTCCATCGCGGAGCGCACGCAGTTCGTGGCCTACCTCATCTACTCCGCCTTCCTCACCGGCTTCGTCTACCCGGTGGTCTCCCACTGGGTGTGGTCCGCTGACGGCTGGGCATCGGCATCCCGGACGTCGGGGCCGTTGCTCTTCAAGTCTGGCATGATCGACTTCGCCGGGTCCGGGGTTGTCCACATGGTCGGCGGCGTGGCCGGGCTGTGGGGCGCGCTCATCGAGGGCCCCCGCATTGGGCGGTTCGACCACGCCGGACGCTCCGTGGCGCTGCGCGGGCACAGCGCGTCGCTCGTCGTCCTCGGCACGTTCCTGCTGTGGTTCGGCTGGTACGGGTTTAACCCCGGCTCCTTCCTCACCATCCTCAAATCCTACGGCCCCGCCGGCAGCATCCACGGGCAATGGTCAGCGGTGGGCCGCGCGGCCGTGACGACCACCCTCGCCGGCAGCACGGCGGCGCTCACGACGCTGTTCGGGAAGAGGCTCCAGACGGGGCACTGGAACGTGCTGGACGTCTGCAACGGCCTCCTCGGCGGGTTCGCGGCGATCACCGCCGGGTGCGCCGTGGTGGAGCCGTGGGCGGCCATCATCTGCGGGTTCGTGTCGGCGTGGGTGCTCATCGGGCTCAACGCGGTCGCCGCGCGGTTCAAGTTCGACGACCCGCTGGAGGCGGCGCAGCTGCACGGCGGGTGCGGCGCGTGGGGCGTCATCTTCACGGCGCTGTTCGCACAGAAGGAGTACGTGGAGCAGATCTACGGCGTGCCGGGGCGGCCGTACGGGCTGTTCATGGGCGGCGGGGGGCGGCTGCTGGGTGCGCACATCGTGATGATCCTGGTCATCGCCGCGTGGGTGAGCTTCACCATGGGCCCGCTGTTCCTGGTGCTGAACAAGATCGGGCTGCTGCGCATCTCGGCGGAGGACGAGATGGCCGGCATGGACCAGACGCGGCACGGCGGGTTCGCCTACGCCTACAACGACGACGACGCCAGCGGCAAGCCGGAACGCGGCGTCGGCGCGTCGTTCATGCTCAGGTCAGCGCAGACCTCGCAGGTCGCGGCGGCCGCCGAGGGCGAGGGCGGCCAGGTCTAG